The genomic stretch GGCGGGTGGCGAAGAGGAAGGATCTCCTGATCGTCGAACCCCTGGAGGAGATGCGATGAAGATCGCCATTCTCGGTTTCGGATCCGTCGGACAGGGCGTGGCTTCCGTCATCGCCCAGAAGTCCCTCGGGCTGACGGTGACGGGGATAGCGGACTCGAAGAGCGGGGTCATCGACAACGCAGGGATCTCCCTCGCGGAGGCGCTCGAGCGGAAGCGCACCACGGGCCGCTGCGGGAGCCCCGGGATCAGCGCGATGGACGTGATCCGGATGGCGGACTACGATGCGCTCGTGGAGGTGACGCCGACCAACGCCCAGACCGGGGAACCGGCGCTCTCGCACATCCGTGCAGCGCTGGAGTGCGGGCGGCACGTCGTCACGTCCAACAAGGGCCCCATCGCGCTGGCTTTCCAGGATCTGCAGTCCCGCGCCGCACGGAAGGGGGTGCAGCTCCGCTACGAGGCAACCGTCTGCGGCGCAGTCCCCATCTTCCACCTGCTCGAGCACGGCCTCTCCGGGAACCGTATCATCGCCATCCACGGCGTCCTGAACGGTACCTGCAACTACATCCTCTCCCGCATGGATGCCGAGGGGCTGACCTACGATCAGGCGCTCGTCGAGGCCCGTGAACTCGGGTACGCGGAAGCGGATCCGACCTACGA from Methanomicrobiales archaeon encodes the following:
- a CDS encoding homoserine dehydrogenase, with amino-acid sequence MKIAILGFGSVGQGVASVIAQKSLGLTVTGIADSKSGVIDNAGISLAEALERKRTTGRCGSPGISAMDVIRMADYDALVEVTPTNAQTGEPALSHIRAALECGRHVVTSNKGPIALAFQDLQSRAARKGVQLRYEATVCGAVPIFHLLEHGLSGNRIIAIHGVLNGTCNYILSRMDAEGLTYDQALVEARELGYAEADPTYDVRGIDTAIKLVILANAIWRLNAHLSDVEVTGIDNLTPEALRLADEQGMTIRLIGEAIPEKGLLRVSPRIIEWDHPLVVHGTLNAVTIETDLAGPLTIVGKGAGSIETASAVIGDLLFIRDCYVKGA